TGAGTGGTGCTTCTCTGTCTTCGGATGGGCCAAGCTACTTTACgaatttctttttgcctTACAAAGATGCTCCTGAAAGTGAAAGGCCGACTCTTTACATAGATCGAAGTGCAAAAGTATTCTCATATATTTGTCGCCATCTTCAAGGTAAGTAATCCTGATCCAAACGTTACAGTCTCATTTTAAGACACGATTGCATGTAAACTAACTGTGATGCACTTAAGGCTATTGGATGGACCCTGAAAATGATGCTATGTACTCTTATCTTGTGGCTGATGCCTTGTATTATCATCTACCAAAACTGATGCTGGTATTGGCTCAATCAGAAATATTCGTCAGAGTTGGCACTACTCAGTTTAGGATTCCTAGAGATATTTTCTCGAATCCAGGAGATACCCCTAATTTCTTCACTATAGGATTTAGTAATTTGTTCGGTGCTAAACCTGAAATGACATTTCCTAAGAAGCTTATCAGACCTCTACCaattgctcctgctgctgttgataataGAAGTGCTGAGCTGTTTTCTGATTTAATTGGTGGTTTGAGTGGTAACTTTATTGATATCAAGAGTGAAGCACACCGAGAGAGTCTCTTGAAGGAGGCAAGATATTATAGATTTCGTGGTCTTGAACAAAAGTTGATAAAGCATTCCATCAATAAGAACTTGGAAAGAGGAATTGAAGAGATTGTTCTGGAGTTGCGAGATATTCGAGCCAATGGTATTGAACTTATTTCCAGTGATCATTATAATGAAAAGTTCGTTGGCTATAAACGCCCCTTTGTCGACACGGTTAGCAGAGaattaatttttcaaattaaCGAAGAAGAGCTGAGGCTGATGAGATCTGATACAACAGGATACCATCTCAGTGCAACTGGAAATACGGCGAATCTATTAGAAACATTGGTTGCAGCAGTACGGATATTGTTCACTATCCATGATATAAAATACAAGGTTACCGAAATGCCATACGAAGTTTCGGTAGAAGATGCCAGCATGATTATAGATGGCAAAGAGTTTACAGATCCTATttattcatcatcaacgaCATCCCAGAGTCCCGCAGTTAAGGAAGAGACGACGGTTTCTTCATCCTTGGAAGAAGAGCCATCAGCTGAGCTTGATGGTCGACCTGCCAAACGTCAGAGAAAGGCAAATCCAATCacattattttatttgaccAAATCGCAGTGGCGATTTTCAACTAAAAATGATTCTCCAGGTCTTAGTTTACTGAGATGTGAAGGTTATACTAAGGCACCCCACAAGAACGCATCAAGACGGTTCCTGTAATTAGACAAGCATTTTTTtagatttttattttgtaatttttgtatattatgtataattttgtatttttatattgCACTCAAAGGACTTCGCATTTTTCGCAATTCCTAGTGTTATAGATAATTGATTTGGGCGTATAATGATCCCCCCCTCCTGATAGGAACAATTAACTTGGCTTTTGAGCAGCATTGCAAGGATCTGGTATAGGACCTGTCAAAGGAGGATGATGAACATACCCGACAAACCAATATCTATCACTGCTTTCATAAAATCGTTTCCATCCACTAATGTCCTTTTCGACTTTGATAGGGTCCAATCCGCGCAGATCATGTGTCAAGTCCTGGTGAAAGCAACCTGTGGAGTAGGCTCTGGCAGCATCTCTGCCACTAAAGAAGGAATAGGCCCCTAGTGGACCATAAGAATCAGGATTTGACGTGACATCATACACACTACCATTAATTGCCACATATATAGGGAGAGCCCTATCTTCTCCATTGTATCGGCTGAGCTCGTCTTCGGTGAGATTAAGATATCCACTCCCTGGCCAAACATGAGCCTTGAAGGTGAATTCCAAATATCTAGGGTTGGTAAGTTTAGTTTTGGTTCCCCATAGAGGCGTTTTCGTGATATAGTAAGAGAGTAGGAAGTTGAGCAATAATATCCCACCAAGTATGCGGATAACATCCAATAACGTAAAGTTGCCACGTGCTGGAGAACGGTCTATAATATCGTCATGCTCATTCTCGTCACGTAATATAATCTTTTTGTGCCTGGGTCGCAATTCACTCATGCCTATACAAGTGTGGAGTTATGGACTACAACGAGATCTTCAGGGACATCACACGCCATGTGCGGCTCCTAAACGTATGCTAGGACACCAGAGGCAGCCATGGTttaaatattaaaacacatttatatttcatttaGGCAAAATCGTAATACCTTTATAACATAAATACTAAATTGCAATTAACATATCTTTACATTCACATTCACATCATATCATAACCTGAGAAAGCCTCAACATTAGGTACAAGATCCTTCCAGAAATCATCGCTGACAAACCAGACAGGAtattcctcttcttctgcaCTAGAACTCCTCTGCTTTGGTGGGTTGACATCTGTATTTGGTGGTTCTGCGGACCGTCGCTGATTTGGGTCCAGAGCAACAGCCGAAAGGACTTCTAATGGCGAGCCTGGAATCGAATTATTCAAGTTCACATTGTTGGGCACACCATTTGACCCGTTAACTCCGGAGAGTGTGTTATACAGGATAGATGAAGTTGTGGGGTACAAAAGATTTGGGTTTTGAGCCTGGGCCTGTGATTGTGATTGTTGCATTTGAGCCTGTTGAGCCTGTGATTGCGATTGTGTTTGACCGACAGTCTGCAAAGGTTGCATTGGTACTTGGttctgttgctgctgtgtcATTTGGTTATCCATAGAATTAGCTTGAGAACTAACCTGTAAATTTGGTATATTACGCTTCTCGACATTTCTTTCACAGAGAAAGTATTGAACTTGCCCATCAAAATGGCACAACAGCAGTTTGATCACAAAACTGAAGCATGTCGCAGAATTGGAGAAAGGATACTGAATATTTACCTGGGTCAGTCTATCAAGAACCCCGTATACTAAAGATAATGCACCTGCTGGAACACGGCAAACGTCTCTAAACGCCTTATTACACATAGATAGCCCAAGAGTTTTCAACAAGATGGAAGCACAGAAAACTAGTCTTGTGTAATTAAACATAGGAAGCATAGCGTACTGTTCAACACCAAAACTAttaaaaatttcaagagCCTTGACAGCCGATGTATGACACTCTAATATACACTCGACTTCATCTTGAGAAAACGAGGTTTTGTCGATCGCTAAACTGTACTCAGAAAATGGTGAACGTCCAAGCGAAGCCGAATATTTCACATATAGTGGTGCCTGATGAAGATATGCATTAATTGAATGGTAGTATGGATCAAAAGATGGAGACCACTGCCCTGCACGCTTCGCTGACTTATTAATATTTCCTAAGCGATGCTCAAAATGTATCAACAGGAATTTTGTCTTCATATCAGAAAGATTGGGTGGGCCCTGTTCCTTGCTTTTCGTGTAAAATGCTTTTGATATGTCTTCAAAAACATGTGCcaattttgaaatatttgcAATTCTTTTATCTGCGATAGGGACCTCCTTCGAATTTTGAATTAACTGACAGCACTCATCATTGTAATCACTCCAGACTGCAGAAGGTGACTTCCTGCTGGCAGTAAGAACGTTCATATTCGCACTGTATGCTAGAAGCCATAGTTTACGGCATTCCAAATTACCTGAATCTATCAGTACGTTCGGAGTGACAATTTTCTCAAACCTCAGGCTTGTTGCAGGATTGCTAGGAACAGTGCCACCACTAATACCCAAATCCTGTGCTATTGTCACGGCGAGATTGGCTAGGATATGTGATTTTTGGCGGTGATAGAATTCAGGTTCGTTATACCAGTATGTCAGCAAGATCAGACATTGTAGGAGTTCAAAAGTCATAGACCCTAAAACCATAGTCTCGTATATAATAGCTTCATATGCAGCATTATGTAGTGCT
The Sugiyamaella lignohabitans strain CBS 10342 chromosome A, complete sequence genome window above contains:
- the WAR1 gene encoding War1p (Homodimeric Zn2Cys6 zinc finger transcription factor; binds to a weak acid response element to induce transcription of PDR12 and FUN34, encoding an acid transporter and a putative ammonia transporter, respectively; GO_component: GO:0005739 - mitochondrion [Evidence IDA] [PMID 14576278]; GO_component: GO:0005739 - mitochondrion [Evidence IDA] [PMID 16823961]; GO_component: GO:0005634 - nucleus [Evidence IEA,IEA,IEA]; GO_component: GO:0005634 - nucleus [Evidence IDA] [PMID 12588995]; GO_function: GO:0003677 - DNA binding [Evidence IEA]; GO_function: GO:0046872 - metal ion binding [Evidence IEA]; GO_function: GO:0000981 - sequence-specific DNA binding RNA polymerase II transcription factor activity [Evidence IEA]; GO_function: GO:0003700 - sequence-specific DNA binding transcription factor activity [Evidence IMP,ISS] [PMID 12588995]; GO_function: GO:0008270 - zinc ion binding [Evidence IEA]; GO_process: GO:0006357 - regulation of transcription from RNA polymerase II promoter [Evidence IEA]; GO_process: GO:0006355 - regulation of transcription, DNA-templated [Evidence IEA,IEA]; GO_process: GO:0001101 - response to acid [Evidence IMP] [PMID 12588995]; GO_process: GO:0006366 - transcription from RNA polymerase II promoter [Evidence IEA]; GO_process: GO:0006351 - transcription, DNA-templated [Evidence IEA]); translation: MMEAGTQVSNVLDDQSRLTPMDPMASSSLHSAQNSDREMSTQSPDGASPKSEHQAAPSTRRSKACSNCRALKVRCINSDPDDPSAPCVRCKRGHKVCVFNLGPRKRTKKTDTRVAVLEKKLELLSAALHEQNNGGTGPSSVLVPKVGGPSTSVGSLPSHWQGQSVSFQPTNTNNLNGSTNNTNVSNSMANHHQNQTITNNNQTNKPASFAIPQQHQVPPPPPMTFDSIKRTPSSTGGPITPEGGHYHYVSPGGNYHKSSLQTYESINSSTPDDFELTYTKDDNSSAPRVDTGVNVETMREEMLRSWTTLAERSNKRLELLSVSAVPKVPKYETDVVANGILSEENAQARLDMFRNVVYPVYPIMVLPDDLTVEQFRREKPLLFLCVMSMTSMVQRDPSQFESSLALHNAAYEAIIYETMVLGSMTFELLQCLILLTYWYNEPEFYHRQKSHILANLAVTIAQDLGISGGTVPSNPATSLRFEKIVTPNVLIDSGNLECRKLWLLAYSANMNVLTASRKSPSAVWSDYNDECCQLIQNSKEVPIADKRIANISKLAHVFEDISKAFYTKSKEQGPPNLSDMKTKFLLIHFEHRLGNINKSAKRAGQWSPSFDPYYHSINAYLHQAPLYVKYSASLGRSPFSEYSLAIDKTSFSQDEVECILECHTSAVKALEIFNSFGVEQYAMLPMFNYTRLVFCASILLKTLGLSMCNKAFRDVCRVPAGALSLVYGVLDRLTQVNIQYPFSNSATCFSFVIKLLLCHFDGQVQYFLCERNVEKRNIPNLQVSSQANSMDNQMTQQQQNQVPMQPLQTVGQTQSQSQAQQAQMQQSQSQAQAQNPNLLYPTTSSILYNTLSGVNGSNGVPNNVNLNNSIPGSPLEVLSAVALDPNQRRSAEPPNTDVNPPKQRSSSAEEEEYPVWFVSDDFWKDLVPNVEAFSGYDMM